Proteins from one Archocentrus centrarchus isolate MPI-CPG fArcCen1 chromosome 8, fArcCen1, whole genome shotgun sequence genomic window:
- the foxred2 gene encoding FAD-dependent oxidoreductase domain-containing protein 2 has product MEPSLPSFILFILIGCVLTSFDNRHHNVTHQYDYCVLGAGPAGLQMGYFLSKAGRNYIVLERNSGPGSFFNKYPRHRKLISINKIHTGKGNREFNLRHDWNSLLSDKPDLLFKRVSSEFYPPADAFPRYLSMFVKELGLRVQYGVDIGRIRAVQSATGRRYILTDQRASDYTCSVLLVATGLWVPHMVDFVGSDLVEGYESISTNPEDYKDQAVLILGKGNSAFETAQSILGRASRVHMLSSSPVRLAWQTHYVGDLRALNNELIDTYQLKSLDGLAEARLEKIVIAQRREEGRRRSGGKKRELYLTLNKYMHSSKGKNSSGVTHEELPGHHIDNFPMRKPYDRVIRCLGFRFNFSIFDSSACPPNSENAKGRLPGLTPWYEGKNTPGLFVLGTASHSRDYRSSAGGFVHGFRYTARAVHRVLEHRYHKNPWPSTTLLTTQLQSWILKRVNEASGPYQMFEVLGDVILLRGSHCEYLEEFPLQALPQLSSLSGHEVSMHGLIVVVMQYGKKNIDYLGRRRAETEWTKAWKSNFLHPVLYYYKTLPTEEEINLRPKGWALPRPEAIHHVVEDFLTEWDAPISHIQPLRRFLEHCLQTDLRAFYAESCFRSSLTHRTPPLFCQQGYLKQRGIPRNSRLQQRVHDTGPMCAAQDAGTSSADSTFPNYLLPAGASVSSGLKLDL; this is encoded by the exons ATGGAGCCGAGCCTTCCTTCTTTCATCCTTTTCATCCTGATTGGCTGCGTTTTAACCTCTTTTGATAACCGCCACCACAATGTCACCCACCAGTATGACTACTGCGTGCTTGGTGCTGGTCCTGCAGGACTACAGATGGGATATTTCCTCTCCAAGGCTGGAAGAAACTACATCGTCTTGGAGAGGAACTCGGGACCTGGCAGCTTCTTCAACAA GTATCCCAGGCACAGGAAGCTCATCAGCATCAATAAGATCCACACAGGAAAGGGGAATCGAGAGTTCAACCTGCGCCACGACTGGAACTCGCTGCTGAGTGATAAACCGGACCTCCTCTTCAAGAGGGTCAGCAGTGAGTTTTACCCGCCTGCTGACGCCTTCCCTCGCTACCTGTCCATGTTTGTGAAGGAGCTCGGATTGAGGGTACAGTACGGTGTGGACATTGGGAGGATCAGGGCGGTGCAGTCAGCCACAGGAAGGCGCTACATCCTCACTGATCAACGTGCATCAGACTACACATGCAG TGTCCTTCTGGTAGCCACAGGTTTGTGGGTTCCTCACATGGTAGACTTTGTTGGTTCTGACCTGGTTGAGGGTTATGAGTCCATCTCCACTAACCCTGAGGACTACAAGGACCAGGCTGTGCTCATTCTGGGAAAGGGAAACTCTGCTTTTGAAACAGCCCAGAGCATCTTGGGAAGAGCCAGCCGGGTGCACATGCTCAGTTCCAGCCCTGTTCGACTGGCCTGGCAAACGCATTATGTGGGCGATCTCAG AGCTCTGAATAATGAGCTAATAGACACATACCAGCTGAAGTCCCTCGATGGGCTGGCGGAGGCACGACTGGAGAAGATAGTTATCGCTCAGCGAAGGGAGGAAGGCAGGAGGAGATCaggaggaaagaagagagagcTGTATCTCACATTAAATAAGTACATGCACAGTAGCAAAGGGAAGAACAGTTCTGGTGTGACACACGAAGAATTGCCGGGGCATCACATCGACAACTTCCCCATGCGAAAACCCTACGATCGAGTCATCCGATGCCTCGGATTCCGATTCAACTTCAGCATATTTGACAG CTCTGCCTGCCCACCGAACAGTGAAAATGCCAAAGGGAGGTTGCCGGGGCTCACGCCCTGGTATGAAGGGAAGAACACCCCCGGTTTGTTCGTGCTGGGAACTGCGTCTCACTCCAGAGACTACCGCTCATCTGCTGGCGGCTTTGTACATGGATTCCGTTACACAG CACGAGCTGTACACCGTGTGCTTGAACATCGTTACCACAAGAACCCGTGGCCATCGACAACACTGTTGACAACACAGTTGCAGTCCTGGATTCTGAAGCGGGTCAACGAGGCCTCGGGGCCATACCAAATGTTTGAGGTGCTTGGAGATGTCATACTTCTTCGAGG TTCTCACTGTGAATACTTGGAAGAGTTTCCACTGCAGGCCCTGCCtcagctctcctctctttctggCCACGAGGTCTCCATGCATGGACTGATAGTTGTGGTCATGCAGTATGGGAAGAAGAACATAGACTATCTGGGGCGCCGCAGGGCAGAAACGGAGTGGACTAAAGCTTGGAAATCCAACTTTCTTCACCCAGTTTTGTACTACTATAAAACACTTCCTACTG aGGAAGAAATTAATCTACGTCCCAAAGGCTGGGCTTTACCACGACCCGAGGCCATTCATCACGTGGTGGAAGACTTCCTCACAGAATGGGACGCTCCCATATCTCACATCCAGCCACTGCGACGCTTCCTGGAACACTGTCTCCAGACTGACCTCAGGGCCTTCTATGCAG AATCCTGTTTCCGCTCATCCCTCACCCACCGCACTCCACCGCTGTTTTGTCAGCAGGGGTACCTGAAGCAGCGGGGAATCCCTCGCAACAGCCGGCTGCAACAGCGCGTTCATGACACTGGACCGATGTGTGCAGCCCAAGATGCAGGCACATCAAGTGCTGACTCAACATTCCCAAATTACCTGTTACCAGCTGGAGCATCCGTGTCTTCTGGACTGAAACTTGACCTCTGA
- the mcm5 gene encoding DNA replication licensing factor MCM5, which yields MSGFDDPGVYYSDSFGGGEGPGVDEGGQKRIQIKKRFREFLRQFRVGTDRTGFTYKYRDELKRHYTLGEYWVEVEMEDLASFDEDLSDCLYKLPTENLPLLEEAAKDVADEVTRPRPVGEETVQDIQVMLKSDAHHASIRSLKSEQVSRLVKVHGIIISATAVKAKATKVCLQCRGCRAVIPNIPLPPGLQGYALPRKCNSEPAGRAKCPVDPYFIIPDRCVCVDFQTLRLQESPDAVPHGEMPRHLQLYCDRYLCDHVVPGNRVTIMGIYSIKKIAAPKAKGKEKGVGVGIRASYLRVVGIQVDTEGAGRGTTGSVSPQEEEELRALAASPNIYNSLAQSVAPSIYGSDDLKKAITCLLFGGSRKRLPDGLTRRGDINLLMLGDPGTAKSQLLKFVERCSPIGVYTSGKGSSAAGLTASVLRDPTTRGFIMEGGAMVLADGGVVCIDEFDKMREDDRVAIHEAMEQQTISIAKAGITTTLNSRCSVLAAANSVYGRWDDTKGEDNIDFMPTILSRFDMIFIIKDQHDQQRDMTLARHVMNVHLSAQTQTEGVEGEIPLATFKKYIGYARAKCGPRLSAAAAEKLKNRYVVMRSGAREHERETDKRASIPITVRQLEAVVRIAESLAKMKLQAVAGEEEVDEALRLFQVSTLDAALSGSLSGAEGFTSQEDQEMISRIEKQLKRRFAIGSQVSEHSIVQDFTKQKYPEHAIYKVLHLMLRRGELQHRMQRKVLYRVK from the exons ATGTCTGGTTTTGACGACCCGGGAGTGTACTACAGCGACAGCTTCGGAGGTGGAGAGGGACCCGGCGTGGACGAAGGCGGACAGAAGCGGATTCAGATCAAGAAGCGGTTCCGTGAGTTCCTCCGCCAGTTCAGAGTGGGGACCGACCGCACCGGCTTCACGTATAAATACAG AGATGAGCTGAAGCGACACTACACCTTGGGGGAGTACTGGGTGGAGGTGGAGATGGAGGACCTAGCCAGCTTTGATGAGGATCTGTCAGACTGCCTTTACAAGCTGCCGACTGAGAACCTGCCTCTG CTGGAGGAAGCTGCCAAGGATGTAGCCGATGAGGTGACCCGTCCGCGGCCTGTTGGGGAGGAAACGGTCCAGGACATTCAGGTCATGCTGAAGAGTGATGCACATCACGCTTCCATCCGCAGCCTCAAG TCTGAGCAGGTGTCTCGTCTGGTGAAGGTCCACGGCATCATCATCTCTGCCACAGCAGTGAAGGCCAAGGCCACCAAGGTGTGTCTGCAGTGTCGCGGCTGTCGCGCCGTCATCCCCAACATCCCCCTGCCTCCGGGCCTGCAGGGTTACGCCCTGCCACGCAAGTGCAACTC CGAGCCTGCCGGCAGGGCTAAGTGTCCCGTGGACCCTTACTTCATCATCCCAGACCGCTGCGTTTGTGTCGACTTCCAGACGCTGCGCCTGCAGGAGTCTCCGGATGCTGTGCCACACGGAGAGATGCCCCGCCACCTGCAACTGTACTGCGACAG GTATTTGTGTGACCACGTGGTCCCAGGCAACAGGGTGACCATCATGGGTATCTACTCCATCAAAAAGATAGCTGCACCAAAGGCCAAAGGCAAAGAGAAAGGTGTTGGAGTGGGCATTCGTGCATCCTATCTACGAGTCGTTGGTATCCAGGTGGACACAGAGGGTGCAG GCCGTGGTACCACTGGATCAGTCTCTCCACAAGAAGAGGAGGAACTGAGGGCACTGGCTGCTTCTCCTAACATCTACAACTCTCTTGCACAGTCTGTAGCTCCATCCATCTATGGCAGCGATGATCTGAAAAAGGCCATTACCTGTCTGTTATTTGGAGGTTCAAGAAAGAG GCTGCCTGATGGTCTCACTCGTCGCGGCGACATCAACCTGCTGATGCTGGGTGATCCCGGTACAGCCAAGTCTCAGCTGCTGAAGTTCGTGGAGAGGTGCTCGCCTATAGGA GTCTACACCTCAGGGAAGGGCAGCAGTGCGGCTGGTCTGACCGCCTCTGTGCTGAGGGATCCCACCACTCGAGGATTCATCATGGAAGGGGGAGCCATGGTGCTGGCCGATGGCGGAGTCGTCTGCATCGACGAGTTTGACAAG ATGAGAGAGGATGACAGAGTAGCGATCCACGAGGCCATGGAGCAACAGACCATCTCCATCGCTAAG gcTGGCATcaccaccaccctgaactctcgcTGCTCGGTGCTGGCAGCGGCTAATTCCGTGTACGGCCGCTGGGACGACACAAAGGGGGAAGACAACATTGACTTCATGCCCACCATTCTGTCTCGTTTTGATATGATCTTTATCATCAAAGACCAGCACGACCAGCAGAGAGACATG ACGCTGGCTCGTCACGTGATGAACGTCCACCTCAGCGCTCAGACGCAGACCGAGGGTGTCGAGGGCGAGATTCCACTGGCTACGTTTAAGAAGTACATTGGTTATGCCAGAGC TAAGTGTGGTCCTCGGCTGTCTGCTGCGGCTGCTGAGAAGCTAAAAAACAGATACGTGGTGATGAGGAGCGGCGCACGCGAGCATGAGAGAGAGACTGACAAAAGGGCCTCCATCCCCATCACTGTCAG GCAGCTGGAGGCGGTCGTGCGTATCGCAGAGTCCCTGGCCAAGATGAAGCTGCAGGCCGTGGCTGGAGAAGAGGAGGTCGATGAGGCCCTGAGGCTCTTCCAGGTTTCCACTCTGGACGCTGCTCTATCTGGCAGCctttcag GAGCGGAGGGCTTCACTTCTCAGGAGGACCAGGAAATGATCTCACGCATCGAGAAGCAGCTGAAGAGACGCTTTGCGATCGGCTCGCAGGTGTCCGAGCACAGCATCGTACAGGACTTCACCAAACAG AAATATCCGGAGCACGCCATCTACAAAGTCCTCCACCTGATGTTAAGGAGGGGGGAGCTTCAGCACCGTATGCAGAGAAAAGTCCTCTACAGAGTCAAGTAG
- the LOC115784288 gene encoding piggyBac transposable element-derived protein 4-like, whose amino-acid sequence MASDDEAGPELLESEDEGESGAESFLTEDELAYQEGLDPAEDYDDQQEGQEEPCTSGEEDASNSAYPEEDRSSLTATTGQKRKRSPHPAVSAKSWKTEKDPDFCPVPNRFIPARPPGHQLNSNNKHTPLDLFKLFFSNDAILTLCQNTNKQAAKNIAKGKKYPWTDLDIPEFLNYMGLTFFFSLVKLDNICDYWKKNTIFSVPFPADVMPQDRYQAISWNIHVSDPEKDVENNRQKGTSQYDHLFQLKPLMDTIRHACKAFYHPRQNLLIDERTMVRKNYTGSIKKMAAKPNKCSFKLFVLSDSSSGYILDFAVYTGKSQFESGTGLAYNSIMTLIKSAYLGSGYNLFLDHFYTSPKLFKDLLSLNIGACGTYRDNRRGCPTTQSNALKKKDPKGTLRWIREDPVVFVKWKDSREVSICSTVHQAFSGYTVERRVKSENGKPTIKSIPCPTPVMEYNKYMGGAEDLLGQLTQYYSVHHKTSCWYRILFLHFLDIAATNSFLLHKELCREKHEEPLTHRAFLEELTSQLCGVTVAVPPTKGSSGHLPVPISNQPDSSKRPSYGRRTCVQCRLMKKEYQSTPWKCKECDVALCLIADRNCFEAWHN is encoded by the exons atgGCTTCAGACGACGAAGCAGGTCCTGAACTACTGGAGAGCGAGGACGAAGGAGAGTCCGGAGCAGAAAGTTTTCTCACGGAGGATGAGCTGGCTTACCAAGAGGGGCTCGATCCAGCGGAAGA TTACGATGATCAACAGGAGGGGCAAGAAGAGCCTTGCACCTCTGGTGAAGAAGATGCCAGCAACTCAGCTTATCCTGAAGAAGACAGATCTTCACTCACCGCAACAACTggtcagaaaagaaaaagatctcCACATCCAGCAGTCTCAGCCAAATcctggaaaacagagaaagatCCAGACTTTTGTCCAGTGCCTAATAGGTTCATCCCAGCCCGACCCCCCGGACATCAACTAAATTCAAATAACAAGCACACACCGCTGGACCTCTTCAAGCTGTTTTTCAGCAATGATGCCATTTTAACTCTTTGtcagaacacaaacaaacaagcagccAAAAACATTGCGAAAGGCAAAAAGTATCCGTGGACTGACCTTGACATCCCAGAGTTCTTAAATTATATGGGACTAACTTTCTTCTTTTCATTAGTGAAACTGGATAACATCTGTGACtactggaaaaagaacacaattTTCAGCGTGCCATTTCCGGCTGATGTCATGCCACAGGACAGGTACCAGGCAATATCTTGGAACATCCACGTGAGTGATCCAGAGAAAGATGTTGAGAACAACAGGCAAAAGGGAACGTCACAATACGACCATCTGTTTCAACTGAAGCCCCTGATGGACACCATCAGGCATGCCTGCAAAGCTTTTTATCACCCCAGGCAGAACCTTCTTATTGATGAGAGGACCATGGTGAGGAAGAACTACACTGGATCAATTAAGAAAATGGCAGCAAAGCCAAACAAGTGTAGTTTCAAACTTTTTGTTctgtctgacagcagcagcggcTACATCTTGGACTTTGCTGTGTACACTGGAAAGTCACAATTTGAATCAGGCACTGGACTTGCCTACAACTCCATCATGACCCTGATAAAGTCTGCATACCTGGGGAGTGGCTATAACCTGTTTCTGGACCACTTCTACACCAGTCCAAAACTCTTTAAGGACCTGCTGAGCCTCAATATAGGAGCATGTGGAACATACAGAGACAATAGGAGAGGCTGCCCAACCACACAATCAAATGCCCTGAAGAAAAAGGACCCTAAAGGCACCCTGAGGTGGATCCGTGAAGATCCTGTAGTTTTTGTGAAGTGGAAGGACTCACGTGAGGTCAGTATCTGCTCTACAGTCCACCAGGCGTTCTCTGGATacactgtggagaggagagtgaaAAGTGAGAATGGCAAGCCAACCATCAAATCTATTCCATGCCCAACACCTGTCATGgaatataataaatacatggGAGGTGCTGAGGATTTGTTAGGACAGTTGACACAATACTACTCTGTACACCACAAGACATCATGCTGGTACCGTATTCTGTTCTTACACTTCCTGGACATTGCAGCCACCAACAGCTTCCTCCTTCACAAGGAGCTCTGCAGAGAGAAACACGAGGAACCCTTGACCCACAGGGCCTTCCTGGAGGAGCTGACTTCGCAGTTGTGTGGTGTAACAGTTGCCGTCCCTCCTACCAAGGGATCGAGTGGCCACCTACCCGTGCCAATCTCCAACCAACCTGATTCAAGCAAGAGGCCCTCATATGGACGCAGGACCTGCGTACAGTGCCGGCTGATGAAGAAGGAATATCAGTCTACACCCTGGAAGTGCAAGGAGTGCGATGTGGCCCTGTGTCTCATCGcagacagaaactgctttgaagCATGGCACAATTaa
- the hmox1a gene encoding heme oxygenase 1a, with product MDTMKSARKDDAGEVGSDLSEQIKAATKDNHVRAENTQLMLSYQKGQITLVQYKVLLCSLYEIYKALEEELDRNASHPAVAPIYFPQELARVESLERDLEHFWGSEWRKKVIVPAATQRYGQRLRKIGRENPELLVAHAYTRYLGDLSGGQVLGKITQKSLGLISKDGLSFFQFPGVSSPNRFKQLYRSRMNSIELTEEEKAAVLEEAVLAFELNIQVFDDLQKMLSVATETVNQPSDRFPAAILRSSPILQYTVGLCLALATIGVGIYAL from the exons ATGGACACAATGAAGAGTGCAAGGAAAGACGATGCAGGAGAAGTTGGCAG TGATTTATCAGAGCAGATTAAAGCAGCCACTAAGGACAACCATGTGAGGgctgaaaacacacagctgatGCTGAGTTACCAGAAAGGACAGATCACTCTGGTTCAGTACAAG GTCCTGCTGTGCTCCCTCTATGAGATCTACAAGGCTCTAGAAGAGGAGCTGGACAGGAATGCTTCCCATCCAGCTGTTGCACCAATTTACTTCCCTCAGGAACTTGCCCGTGTGGAATCACTGGAAAGAGACCTCGAGCATTTTTGGGGCTCTGAGTGGAGGAAGAAAGTGATCGTCCCTGCAGCTACACAGAGATACGGACAGAGGCTGCGAAAG ATCGGCAGAGAGAACCCAGAGCTGCTGGTGGCCCACGCCTACACTCGCTACCTTGGTGATCTCTCAGGGGGACAAGTGCTGGGAAAAATTACCCAGAAATCTCTCGGTCTGATCAGCAAAGACGGGCTGTCGTTCTTCCAATTCCCTGGCGTGAGCAGCCCCAACCGCTTCAAGCAGCTGTACAGGAGCCGGATGAACAGCATCGAGCTGACGGAGGAGGAGAAGGCTGCGGTGCTGGAGGAGGCCGTGCTGGCCTTCGAGCTGAACATACAG GTTTTTGATGACTTGCAGAAAATGCTGAGTGTCGCAACGGAAACTGTAAACCAGCCAAGCGACAGATTCCCAGCAGCCATCCTCCGATCGTCACCCATCCTGCAGTACACCGTGGGACTGTGTTTGGCACTGGCCACTATTGGAGTGGGAATCTATGCCTTGTAG